A window of the Nocardia higoensis genome harbors these coding sequences:
- a CDS encoding very short patch repair endonuclease, giving the protein MTGPRPLTDAATSARMSRQRRTGTGPELALRRELHRRGLRYFVDRAPIRGQRRRADVIFPRRKVAVYVDGCFWHRCPQHATDPKNNAQWWAEKLAGNVARDRATDETLRAAGWQVVRIWEHEDAATAADRVESALADLSAASALEPPPAARSDRGSGTRPQPR; this is encoded by the coding sequence ATGACCGGCCCGCGCCCGCTCACCGACGCCGCGACCAGTGCGCGCATGTCACGCCAGCGGCGCACCGGCACCGGCCCGGAACTGGCGCTGCGCCGCGAACTGCATCGGCGCGGCCTGCGCTATTTCGTCGACCGCGCCCCGATCCGCGGGCAGCGCCGTCGCGCCGACGTGATCTTCCCGCGCCGCAAGGTGGCCGTCTACGTGGACGGCTGCTTCTGGCACCGCTGCCCGCAGCACGCCACCGACCCGAAGAACAACGCGCAATGGTGGGCCGAGAAACTGGCGGGCAATGTGGCCCGCGACCGCGCGACCGACGAGACGCTGCGCGCGGCGGGCTGGCAGGTGGTGCGTATCTGGGAACACGAGGACGCCGCCACGGCCGCCGACAGGGTGGAGTCCGCGCTGGCGGATCTCAGCGCCGCGAGCGCACTCGAACCACCGCCCGCGGCGCGCTCCGATCGAGGTAGCGGGACACGACCACAGCCGCGATGA